In one Gossypium hirsutum isolate 1008001.06 chromosome D09, Gossypium_hirsutum_v2.1, whole genome shotgun sequence genomic region, the following are encoded:
- the LOC107890862 gene encoding LOW QUALITY PROTEIN: probable serine/threonine protein kinase IREH1 (The sequence of the model RefSeq protein was modified relative to this genomic sequence to represent the inferred CDS: substituted 1 base at 1 genomic stop codon) has product MVFKNKLFFSSKKSDSDGSNSPRSASNSPIRSDKKKPRAPTSQQASISTSTSLFSPVACKQTQVKDGPRSKDLKPRTPPSKPSSSSTSKKPDAKDRSSSGSPLLASSLGLNRIKTRSGPLPQETFFSFRGEKNPVASVLEASNLSGPGGSSSGGDGSSSKSGSGKKDVLTKRLLQDSLLDNVSNSDSMSTGSGGGWHSREQSPGVQGKSRLQNGEPSSGAGQDESSLGHSGGLKSSDFCTPEISFDCENPKESESPRFQAILRVTSGPRKRFPADIKSFSHELNSKGVQPFPFWKPRRLNNLEETLVAIRAKFDKAKEEVNSDLAIFAADLVGVLERTADNHPEWQETIEDLLVLARSCAMTPPGEFWLQCEGIVQELDDERQELPACVLKQLYTRMLFILTRCTRLLQFHKESGLAEDEPLVQLRQSRVLHPVDNRKFSGVLREAKSLGSSKASKAASSKKSYSQEQHALDCSKDHIVLPGGSXYEPRSSIAPIDDTPKNLESPVSIDKITSWKKLATPARKGPKEVTAIKAQHNSTSETLKRTGTSDVGLTSINLQELPAAKESEGQPSKHQHKVSSGSQGDQPTASEGSSIICRICEEEVPTSNVEDHSRICTATDRCDQNGLSVDERLVRIAETLEKMADSFANKDIQHLGGPDVAKASNSSVTEEFDVLSPKLSDWSRRGSEDMLDCFPEADNSVFMDDLKGLPSMSCKTRFGPKVDQGMTTSSAGSMTPRSPLSTPRTCHIDLLLLGKGAFSEQEDLPQVSLCQVIISE; this is encoded by the exons ATGGTGTTCAAAAACAAGCTCTTCTTCTCTTCGAAGAAATCGGATTCTGACGGATCAAACAGCCCTCGATCTGCTTCCAATTCCCCCATCCGATCCGACAAGAAGAAACCCAGAGCTCCTACTTCCCAACAGGCCTCCATTTCCACTTCCACTTCCCTTTTCTCTCCCGTTGCTTGCAAGCAAACCCAAGTAAAAGATGGACCTAGAAGCAAGGACCTCAAACCCCGAACACCACCTTCTAAGCCCTCTTCTTCTTCTACCTCCAAGAAGCCCGATGCCAAGGATAGGTCCTCCTCTGGGTCGCCCCTACTAGCCTCCTCCTTGGGTTTGAACCGGATTAAAACCCGCTCTGGCCCCTTGCCGCAGGAGACATTTTTCAGCTTCCGAGGTGAGAAAAATCCAGTGGCTTCAGTGCTCGAAGCTAGTAACTTGTCTGGGCCTGGAGGTTCCAGTAGTGGTGGCGATGGTAGTTCGTCGAAATCAGGTTCTGGGAAGAAAGACGTATTGACCAAGAGGTTATTGCAAGACAGTTTGCTTGATAATGTGAGCAATTCGGATAGTATGTCGACTGGGAGTGGTGGTGGTTGGCACTCAAGAGAGCAGAGTCCTGGTGTGCAAGGGAAGTCACGGTTGCAGAACGGGGAACCATCTTCAGGTGCTG GGCAAGACGAGTCATCACTTGGGCACTCTGGAGGCTTAAAAAGTTCAGATTTTTGTACACCAGAG ATTTCATTTGATTGTGAAAACCCAAAGGAATCTGAATCGCCCCGTTTTCAAGCTATTCTCCGTGTTACAAGTGGTCCTCGGAAGAGGTTCCCTGCTGATATTAAGAGCTTTTCCCATGAACTAAATTCCAAAGGTGTACAACCATTTCCGTTTTGGAAACCTCGGCGCTTAAACAACTTGgag GAAACCTTGGTTGCTATTAGAGCAAAATTTGACAAAGCAAAGGAGGAAGTGAACTCTGATCTGGCTATTTTTGCAGCAGATCTTGTTGGAGTTCTAGAAAGAACTGCTGACAATCATCCTGAGTGGCAGGAAACTATTGAGGATTTGCTGGTTTTGGCTCGAAGCTGTGCTATGACACCACCTGGTGAGTTTTGGCTTCAGTGTGAAGGCATTGTTCAGGAGCTAGATGATGAGCGTCAAGAACTTCCTGCGTGTGTGCTGAAGCAGCTTTATACCCGGATGCTTTTCATTCTCACAAGGTGTACAAGATTGTTGCAGTTCCACAAAGAAAGTGGGTTGGCTGAGGATGAACCTTTGGTACAACTTCGCCAATCTAGAGTCCTGCATCCTGTAGACAATAGAAAATTTTCAGGTGTTCTAAGAGAAGCAAAAAGTTTGGGTTCATCAAAGGCATCAAAAGCAGCCTCGTCTAAGAAATCTTATAGTCAGGAGCAACATGCCTTGGATTGCAGTAAGGACCACATTGTCCTGCCAGGAGGTTcctgatacgagccaaggag TTCCATTGCTCCCATTGATGACACACCAAAGAACTTGGAGTCTCCTGTGAGCATAGACAAAATAACTTCTTGGAAGAAACTCGCAACTCCTGCCAGAAAAGGTCCAAAGGAAGTTACTGCTATTAAGGCGCAGCATAATAGCACAAGTGAAACTCTGAAAAGAACAGGGACGTCTGATGTAGGTCTGACTTCTATTAACCTTCAGGAGCTTCCTGCTGCAAAAGAATCTGAAGGGCAGCCTTCTAAGCATCAACACAAAGTTTCTTCGGGTTCTCAGGGAGACCAACCGACTGCTTCTGAAGGAAGTTCTATAATATGCCGCATTTGTGAGGAGGAGGTTCCCACCTCAAATGTGGAAGATCACTCAAGAATATGTACCGCTACTGATCGATGTGATCAGAACGGCTTAAGTGTTGATGAACGTCTTGTAAGAATTGCTGAAACACTTGAGAAGATGGCAGATTCCTTTGCTAATAAGGATATCCAACACTTAGGGGGCCCAGATGTTGCAAAAGCATCAAATTCGAGTGTGACTGAAGAATTTGATGTTCTATCTCCTAAACTAAGTGATTGGTCAAGGAGAGGTTCAGAAGACATGCTTGATTGTTTCCCTGAAGCTGATAATTCAGTTTTTATGGATGACCTTAAGGGTCTACCTTCCATGTCATGTAAAACTCGCTTTGGTCCAAAGGTTGATCAAGGAATGACAACATCGTCTGCAGGAAGCATGACTCCTAGATCTCCTTTATCGACACCAAGAACTTGTCACATAGACTTGTTATTGTTAGGCAAGGGTGCTTTCTCTGAGCAAGAGGATCTTCCACAGGTATCTCTTTGCCAAGTTATTATTTCAGAATGA
- the LOC107944918 gene encoding ATP synthase subunit d, mitochondrial, protein MSGSGKKVVDVAFKASKNIDWEGMAKLLVSDEARKEFATLRHTFDEVNSTLQTKFSQEPEPIDWEYYRKGIGSRLVDMYKEAYESVEIPKFVDTVTPQYKPKFDALLVELKEAEEKSLKESERLEKEIAEVQELKQKISTMTADEYFEKHPELKKKFDDEIRNDYWGY, encoded by the exons ATGAGTGGATCGGGGAAGAAAGTCGTCGATGTCGCGTTCAAAGCATCAAAGAACATTGATTGGGAAGGGATGGCTAAGCTTTTAGTCTCCGATGAGGCTCGCAAAGAGTTCGCTACTCTTCGTCACACTTTTGATGAAGTTAACTCTACTTTACAAACCAAATTCAGCCAG GAACCTGAACCCATTGACTGGGAGTACTATAGAAAAGGAATTGGCTCTCGCCTGGTAGATATGTACAAAGAGGCATATGAGA GTGTAGAGATCCCCAAGTTTGTTGACACCGTCACTCCTCAATACAAACCAAAATTTGATGCATTG CTTGTAGAATTGAAAGAGGCAGAGGAGAAATCCTTGAAAGAGTCCGAGCGATTGGAGAAAGAAATTGCAGAGGTTCAAGAACTTAag CAAAAGATCAGCACCATGACCGCAGACGAGTACTTTGAGAAACATCCAGAGCTTAAAAAGAAATTCGATGATGAGATCCGGAATGACTATTGGGGCTATTGA